One stretch of Excalfactoria chinensis isolate bCotChi1 chromosome 2, bCotChi1.hap2, whole genome shotgun sequence DNA includes these proteins:
- the LOC140247841 gene encoding myelin P2 protein: protein MCNRFVGTWKLVSSENFDDYMKELGVGLATRKLGGLSKPNVIISMKGDIVTLRTESTFKNTEISFKLGQQFDETTADDRKVKSVVTLEKGSLVQVQKWNGKETTIKRRLVDGKMVVECAMKGVVCTRVYERV, encoded by the exons ATGTGTAACCGATTTGTGGGAACCTGGAAACTTGTCTCCAGTGAAAATTTCGATGACTATATGAAAGAACTGG GAGTGGGCTTAGCGACTAGGAAACTGGGTGGCCTGTCAAAGCCCAATGTGATCATCAGTATGAAAGGGGACATAGTAACCCTCAGAACGGAAAGCACcttcaaaaatacagagatttcCTTCAAATTGGGTCAGCAGTTTGATGAAACAACAGCAGATGATCGCAAAGTCAAG AGTGTTGTAACCTTGGAGAAAGGGTCATTGGTTCAAGTTCAGAAGTGGAATGGCAAAGAAACCACAATAAAAAGAAGACTTGTTGATGGGAAAATGGTGGTG GAGTGCGCCATGAAAGGGGTTGTCTGCACCAGAGTCTATGAAAGAGTGTGA